GGTGATTGAAACCGTTCAGCACTCATTGCTCGTCGTTGACGAAAAAGGGCTGATTGTTCATGCAAATGCAGCTACTCGCGACATCTTCAAATGTTCAGAGTCGTTCCTTGAAAACTTATTGATCCAAGATTTGATAGCAACCAAGCAAACAGGCTTCCTACAAAGCGTGATTGACTGCAATATCGAACTGAACGATGAGTTGTTAGAGACTACGGATCTTTTTCAGTCCAAACGTTGGCTCCGTGTGAGTAGTCGTTCGTTGTCAAAACATGGCCGCATTCTTTATGCGGTGCAAGATGTAACGGATATCGAAATCGCGATGAGTCGCCAGCGTATTGCCGCCGGTGTGTTCGAAAACAGCAAAGACGGGTTAATCGTACTTAATTCATCGAATGTGATTACTATGGTTAACCCCGCAGTCACTCAACTCCTCGGCTATCATGCAGATTTGCTGGTGGGCAAAACACCGTTTGAAGTCTTTTCATGGCAGCAGTTCTCATCATTAATGCCAACCATTCGTAGCTCTTTAGAGAATTACGGGCAGTGGCAAGGAGAAGTATGGGAAAAAAGTGCATCTGATGAATTAGTCCCAATGTTTGTCAAAGTTAACCTAGTTTCATCAGACGAAGAGAAAGATGAGTTTGATATGGTACTGACGCTATCCGATCTATCTAACGTCAAAGAGATGGAAAGGCTTGAGCACTTAGCACATCACGACGCGTTAACAGGTTTAGCGAATAGAGCACGACTGTATAAGGTGATGGATGAAGTTGTTTCCTCAAGCAATTACGCCAATCAACAATTTGCCGTTATCTATTTGGATTTAGATGGTTTCAAACACGTCAATGACAACTACGGCCATGATGCAGGTGATGCCATCCTTAAGGAAGTATCAAACAGGCTGTTATCTCAAGTAAGAGCTGGAGATCTAGTCGCGCGTTTGTCGGGAGATGAATTTGTTCTTATTATTAAGCAGACAAACAAAGTCATGTTAGCGAGGCTCGCTGAGCGCTTATTAACACTTATAGGACAGACAGTGCATCATAAACAGCGATCCCTCAATGTTGGGGCTAGTTTGGGTATCCACTTAGTCGATAAATCTGAGCATGACATCGACGCGATTCTCAAGATAGCCGATGAAGCGATGTATCAAGCGAAACGCAAGGGTAAAGGTCAATTTGTATTCTCTGACGATAATGAATACCTCTAACAGTTTGTTAGCCAACCCTAAGTTGTTGTATCATAAGTGATAGATTGAGTATTCATAAAAAAAGGTATACTAAACATGAATGTTTTAGTTACAGGCGGCATGGGTTACATCGGTAGCCACACAAGTATCCAGATGATTAACGCAGGCATGACGCCTGTCCTTTTTGATAACTTATACAACAGTAAACCAAGCGTATTAGAGCGTATCGAGAAGGTATCTGGTGTTCGCCCAGTGTTCGTTGAAGGTGACATTCGCAATAAAGCGCTATTAGCGGAAACAATGAAACAACACAACATCGAAGCAGTTATCCACTTTGCAGGCTTGAAAGCGGTAGGTGAGTCTGTAGAGAAGCCTCTTGAATACTACGATAACAATGTTAACGGCACTTTAGTGCTTGTGGATGCTATGCGCGAAGCGAATGTTAAAACGTTAGTCTTCAGCTCATCAGCAACCGTGTACGGTGATCCTGCAACTGTGCCTATTACTGAAGACTTCCCGACAAGTGCGACGAACCCTTATGGCCGCAGTAAACTAATGGTTGAAGAGTGTCTAACGGATTTCCAAAAAGCGAATCCAGACTGGAGCATTACGCTACTTCGTTACTTTAATCCAGTGGGCTCACACCCAAGTGGTGAACTAGGTGAAGATCCACAAGGTATTCCAAACAACTTGATGCCGTTTGTTTCGCAAGTTGCCGTTGGCCGACGCGAATTCTTGTCTGTATTTGGCAGCGACTATCCAACGAAAGATGGTACCGGTGTTCGTGATTACATCCACGTAATGGATCTGTCAGACGGCCACATCGCAGCACTTGAGAAAGTAGGGCGCAAAGATGGTCTGCACATCTACAACCTTGGTACAGGTAACGGTTCTAGTGTTTTAGACATGGTTAAGGCGTTTGAACAAGCAAGTGGTAAGGAAATCCCTTATAAGCTTGTCGAGCGACGCGCAGGTGACATCGCAGAATGCTGGGCGGATCCTGCTAAAGCTCAGAAAGAACTTGGTTGGAACGCGACACGTACACTGACAGAAATGACAGAAGATACATGGCGCTGGCAGTCCACAAACCCTAATGGTTTCCCAGGCTAATCTAGTTGTTTCATGAATGGTTAACTTATAAAAAGATGCTCTAGGGCATCTTTTTTGATCTAAATCGAATAAAAAGTAAATTAGTGGTTAAAAAGTATCATTCTGTATTCATTGTGTTACTATGCACGCGAATTATATGTTTAATGTTAATTTTCTTTGGAGTTAATCATGGAACTAGGCCTGATCATCACTTTCATCGTTGCTGCAGCAGTAATGGTTAAGAAAGAAATGGCAGAGAAGTAATTTCACTTTATTCCTTTTTGATACAATTTTTAGTGAAATTGAAAAAGCCAGCTTATCGCTGGCTTTTTAGTTTCTTTAGTTCAGGCTTGTAACGAATTAAAATTCGTAGTTTGCAGATAAGCCCCAGTTACGACCAGGCTGAGATTTGATATCTGTGTTGAATTGAGAATCGTGTGCGCTACCAGACATATCACTGTACAACCAGTACTTCTTATCCAACGCGTTAAATAGGCCAGCTCTCAAAGTTAAATCTGTCATAGGACGGTAATAAGCCGTCAAGTCTACAACTGTGTATCCGGATACATCAACGTTGTCGTCAGAGTTCCAGTCATCCTTCGACGCAACCATTTTAACATTTAACGCAGAACCGAAATTATCGCGTTCAACACCAAATCCGATTGTACTTGTTAGTGGTGCAACTGAATCAATTGACTTACCAGTCTTCTTGTCTTCGCCATCCGCATAAGCAACAGCTAGGCGAGTGTAAGTGCCGTAAGGTGCGTCAAACAGAGTGTCAAGATTGATAGTTGACGAGAACTCAGCACCATAAATCGTTACTTCGTCTAAATTTTCTTTCGTGAACACATCTTTACCTCCTTGCTCACCTGTTTTCGTTTCGTTGATAAAATCAGTGTAATCGGTGTAGAACGTGCTCAATTCGAAACGGGCATATTGGTTGTTGCCACGCAATCCTAGCTCATAAGAAAGGCTTCTTTCTGCTTTCAGATTAGGGTTTGCCTCTACGATAGCACCTTGGTTATAGAAGTAGTAAAGGTCATAAACAGAAGGAGCTTTGAAGCCTTGACCAATCTGACCAAAAACAGACAAGCTATCATTGATATGGTAAACCGAACCTAATTTGGCAGTGAATGCGTCATCTTCATTCTTGTCGTATTCCGTTGTGTAGCCTTCATCAGTTGATGGGTCAGCAACAAACGAGTCATAACGTAGACCGCCCGTTACGATGAGCTTGTCATCCATGAAGAACGCTTGGTCTTGAAGGAAAACACCCCATTGCGTGATTTTTGCGTCAGGAATACCTGTACTACCTGGAGTAACAGTGCCTCTGTCAAACTTATGGTCAGTATTGTCTAATTCGAAATCATTTTGTAGGTAAGTAAAACCATACGTAAACTCATGGTCAGCACCGCTAATGTTAACCAACTTAGACAGCTGTGTATCGACCTGCATATTTACATCAGATGCATCACGCTCACGTAAACGACGTCCATTAAAACCTGTCGTGTCGTAGTTTTTATTCAGAGTACTAGAATCTTGGTAACTTAGAGACCAATCCAGAGAGTCTGCAATTGAAGAGTTTAGTTTAAGTTGTTGCTCTAGAGTCGCACGGAAACGTTTGTTGGTGTCTTCATTGTAGTTATCCGTATAAACAAAACCCGGCATAAGTTGGTAGCCATTGTAGTTCAGCTCATCTTCATCATATTGACGCTGATAATGTTCTACCGTTAGGCCAATCCTATTCGAATCAGATACATTGTAAAATGCTTTTGCTAAGAAGTTACTTAGTTCCGTATCTGCAGGGTTAGCAGCACCGCGATCTGGGCCTTCAACATCAGAGCCCGACGAGTGAGTCTCTGTTTCATGACCTTGAGCGTATGTCGCCATTACAATAGTTTCTAGCTTATCTTTACGCATGGCCCAAGAAAGGGTGTTCTTAAACTGTTCATCAGCAGAAGTGTAGCTAGATTTGATACCAAAACGGTTTTCATCACCGTCAGTTCTAAGCATATCCTCTGGGTTCTTTGTTCTCAGCAGTACCGCACCACCAATAGCATCAGAGCCATAAAGCGTAGAAGCGGGCCCTTTATTCACCTCAATGACACTCAATGTGTCTACTTCAATCGCGTTTGAATATTTACGCTGTTCAGATGCACCAGGGTTATATGGAGTAGGTTGTTGCACACCATCTACCATTAATTTAACGCGGTCACCTTCGACACCACGAATATTAAAGCCTGAAATACCAAAACGGCCACTACCTTGAGCTTCTACGCCAGGTGTGTACTGAAGGGCTTGCTTTATGTCGTTGGACATTTGATTATCAATATCTGCCGAAGATACTGATTCAATAGAGCTTGAAACATCAGCTTTGCTTTGTTCAGTACGAGTTGCCGATACAACAACCTCGTCAAATAGGGCATAATCTTCAGCTAAGGCTGAAGTTGATGAAAGCGCTAAAACGATTGAAGCAGAGAGTAGGGATTGCTTATACATCTGATAGTTACCTTAATTCCATAGTATTATCTTGATTTCGCGAAAGATAATATTGGATCTAAATGATAATTACTATTATTTGCATTTCAATTTATTTGTATTTTTGTCATTAAAAGCTCACTTAAACCGTATAACTCATTGTATTAAAAGACCTTTAATGGTTCCATTTATCTGGTGAATGCTTCCATTTTTGTGATTAACCTCTCATTTATAAGGTAGGAAACTGATGCATAGCCCAATAACACTTGAAGCGTTACACATCCTAGACGCCATCGATAGACGTGGGAGTTTCGCTGCTGCGGCCAATGAAATGGACCGCGCGCCTTCATCACTCAGCTACCAAATTCAAAAGCTTGAACAAGACTTAGATATCATGATTTTTGACCGCTCTGGCCATCGAGCAAACTTTACAGAGGCAGGTCAGTTGATACTTGAACAAGGTAGGGTGATCCTTGGTGCGACAGAAAGGCTCGTCAACGAAGCCAGTATTCTAGCTAATGGATGGGAATTGGATTTAACTATCGCTTTTGATGGCATTATCCCAATTGCTAATTTCTTCCCGCTTGTCGATGAACTAGGGAAAATCAGTAAAACGCGTGTCCGTTTACAAGAGGAGATCTTAGCGGGATGTTGGGAGTCACTGTCAGATGGCCGCGCCGACCTTCTTGTTTGCCCGAAAGTCGACACCATTCCGAATGACCTGAAAAGTGACGTGATTGGTAAAATGGAAATGGTGTGGGTAGCAGCATCCAATCATTACGTTCACAAGCGTTCTGGCGATTTTGATCAAAAGGCTAGGGAAAGTTACAGGGTGATTGCAATAGCAGATACGGCACGTGACCAGCCAGCATTAAGCATCAATATATTAGAGAAGCAGCCGCGTTTAACGGTGACGAGCTTTCCGGCAAAAGTCGAAGCATTAACCAGCGGGTTAGGTATTGGCACATTACCTTGTAGTGTTGCTAATCCACTAATTGAATCTGGTGTTTTAAAGCAAATCACAGGTACTGAACCCCAGCCTATTGACATCGTTATGGCTTGGCGACGCAATAAAATGGGTGACGCCAAATCATGGTGCATCCAACACCTTAAAAAAACATGGTCACTCAAGTAACGAAAGCACCATATCTGCTGTGCCGTCTTCAAAACAGATATCTAGCTTGAAACCAAGTTTTTGAGCTAATGTCAGCATTCCTCTATTAGTTGGCATCGTCATTCCCGACATCTGTTTAGTCTGCTTGGCACGGCAGTAATCAATAACCTTGGTCATCAGAATTCGGCCTAAACCTACGCCTTTAAGATCAGAGCGAATCAATATCGCGAATTCGGCGTCCGTATTCTCTGGGTTAATAAGAGCCCGAGACACGCCAATGATTGCTGGTACGCCTTGCTCTTCACGCACCACAACAAAAGCAATCTCTCTATCGAAATCAATCTGAGTAAAATTAGCTAACGCTTCATGATTGAATTCACCCACATCACTAAAGAAGCGCTTGTAGAGATCCTCTTTCG
The window above is part of the Vibrio chagasii genome. Proteins encoded here:
- a CDS encoding diguanylate cyclase, whose translation is MLSFINNMSIKNKLILPIITFIVVTFVTIQSVNYTVTFEREKESLIQRVKVLAQGVAYNLQAAILFEDKSSAQEILSAFVADKDIVRVKLYDVNEQLFASYQASDKNIPRPNAEELNDIADHQFAISESYIFLLVPVTLDDAVIANLRVTISKETFNTILTNIFKIAIVYLLFLLILGGVLLKLIQRFIIAPMFELNEAMQAFVERRSDQPKLIASNRDEIGDLVRAFNTMQERLQHRDNQINFTLDKLQEEKSFANEVIETVQHSLLVVDEKGLIVHANAATRDIFKCSESFLENLLIQDLIATKQTGFLQSVIDCNIELNDELLETTDLFQSKRWLRVSSRSLSKHGRILYAVQDVTDIEIAMSRQRIAAGVFENSKDGLIVLNSSNVITMVNPAVTQLLGYHADLLVGKTPFEVFSWQQFSSLMPTIRSSLENYGQWQGEVWEKSASDELVPMFVKVNLVSSDEEKDEFDMVLTLSDLSNVKEMERLEHLAHHDALTGLANRARLYKVMDEVVSSSNYANQQFAVIYLDLDGFKHVNDNYGHDAGDAILKEVSNRLLSQVRAGDLVARLSGDEFVLIIKQTNKVMLARLAERLLTLIGQTVHHKQRSLNVGASLGIHLVDKSEHDIDAILKIADEAMYQAKRKGKGQFVFSDDNEYL
- the galE gene encoding UDP-glucose 4-epimerase GalE codes for the protein MNVLVTGGMGYIGSHTSIQMINAGMTPVLFDNLYNSKPSVLERIEKVSGVRPVFVEGDIRNKALLAETMKQHNIEAVIHFAGLKAVGESVEKPLEYYDNNVNGTLVLVDAMREANVKTLVFSSSATVYGDPATVPITEDFPTSATNPYGRSKLMVEECLTDFQKANPDWSITLLRYFNPVGSHPSGELGEDPQGIPNNLMPFVSQVAVGRREFLSVFGSDYPTKDGTGVRDYIHVMDLSDGHIAALEKVGRKDGLHIYNLGTGNGSSVLDMVKAFEQASGKEIPYKLVERRAGDIAECWADPAKAQKELGWNATRTLTEMTEDTWRWQSTNPNGFPG
- a CDS encoding TonB-dependent hemoglobin/transferrin/lactoferrin family receptor, whose amino-acid sequence is MYKQSLLSASIVLALSSTSALAEDYALFDEVVVSATRTEQSKADVSSSIESVSSADIDNQMSNDIKQALQYTPGVEAQGSGRFGISGFNIRGVEGDRVKLMVDGVQQPTPYNPGASEQRKYSNAIEVDTLSVIEVNKGPASTLYGSDAIGGAVLLRTKNPEDMLRTDGDENRFGIKSSYTSADEQFKNTLSWAMRKDKLETIVMATYAQGHETETHSSGSDVEGPDRGAANPADTELSNFLAKAFYNVSDSNRIGLTVEHYQRQYDEDELNYNGYQLMPGFVYTDNYNEDTNKRFRATLEQQLKLNSSIADSLDWSLSYQDSSTLNKNYDTTGFNGRRLRERDASDVNMQVDTQLSKLVNISGADHEFTYGFTYLQNDFELDNTDHKFDRGTVTPGSTGIPDAKITQWGVFLQDQAFFMDDKLIVTGGLRYDSFVADPSTDEGYTTEYDKNEDDAFTAKLGSVYHINDSLSVFGQIGQGFKAPSVYDLYYFYNQGAIVEANPNLKAERSLSYELGLRGNNQYARFELSTFYTDYTDFINETKTGEQGGKDVFTKENLDEVTIYGAEFSSTINLDTLFDAPYGTYTRLAVAYADGEDKKTGKSIDSVAPLTSTIGFGVERDNFGSALNVKMVASKDDWNSDDNVDVSGYTVVDLTAYYRPMTDLTLRAGLFNALDKKYWLYSDMSGSAHDSQFNTDIKSQPGRNWGLSANYEF
- a CDS encoding LysR family transcriptional regulator; translation: MHSPITLEALHILDAIDRRGSFAAAANEMDRAPSSLSYQIQKLEQDLDIMIFDRSGHRANFTEAGQLILEQGRVILGATERLVNEASILANGWELDLTIAFDGIIPIANFFPLVDELGKISKTRVRLQEEILAGCWESLSDGRADLLVCPKVDTIPNDLKSDVIGKMEMVWVAASNHYVHKRSGDFDQKARESYRVIAIADTARDQPALSINILEKQPRLTVTSFPAKVEALTSGLGIGTLPCSVANPLIESGVLKQITGTEPQPIDIVMAWRRNKMGDAKSWCIQHLKKTWSLK